From one Simplicispira suum genomic stretch:
- the cysT gene encoding sulfate ABC transporter permease subunit CysT: MAQAIAAPAQVARPAKRASRRVLPGFGLTLGYTLFYLSVIVLIPLSALVFSSFTLTWEQFWTAVASPRVLASYRLTFGASFLAASVNLFFGLLIAWVLVRYRFPGKRIVDALVDLPFALPTAVAGIALTSLLAGNGWIGSLLEPLGIQLAFKPAGIVVALIFISLPFVVRTVQPVLEDAERELEEAATSLGATRWQVFTKVLLPSITPALLTGFAMAFARAVGEYGSVIFIAGNMPMVSEITPLIIIGKLEQYDTAGATAVAVVMLVISFVLLLLINALQTWQRRRAGASS, encoded by the coding sequence ATGGCGCAAGCGATTGCCGCGCCGGCGCAGGTCGCGCGCCCGGCGAAGCGCGCCAGCCGACGCGTGCTGCCCGGTTTCGGGCTGACGCTCGGCTACACGCTTTTCTACCTCAGCGTGATCGTCCTGATCCCGCTCTCGGCGCTGGTGTTCAGCAGCTTCACCCTGACCTGGGAGCAGTTCTGGACGGCAGTGGCGTCGCCGCGCGTACTGGCCTCGTACCGGCTGACGTTCGGGGCCTCGTTCCTGGCGGCCTCGGTCAATCTCTTTTTTGGTCTGTTGATTGCCTGGGTGCTGGTGCGCTACCGCTTTCCGGGAAAACGCATCGTCGACGCGCTGGTCGATTTGCCGTTTGCGCTACCGACCGCCGTGGCCGGTATTGCACTGACGTCGCTGCTCGCGGGCAATGGCTGGATTGGCAGTCTGCTGGAACCGCTCGGTATTCAACTTGCCTTCAAACCGGCGGGCATCGTCGTGGCGCTGATCTTCATCAGCTTGCCGTTTGTCGTGCGCACGGTGCAGCCGGTGCTTGAAGATGCCGAGCGCGAGCTGGAAGAAGCCGCGACCAGCCTGGGCGCCACGCGCTGGCAGGTGTTTACCAAAGTGCTGCTGCCGTCCATCACGCCGGCGCTGCTCACGGGTTTTGCCATGGCGTTTGCGCGCGCGGTGGGTGAATACGGCTCCGTCATTTTCATTGCCGGCAACATGCCCATGGTGTCCGAGATCACGCCGCTCATCATCATCGGCAAGCTCGAGCAGTACGACACGGCGGGCGCCACGGCGGTGGCTGTGGTCATGCTGGTGATCTCGTTTGTGCTGCTGCTGCTGATCAACGCCTTGCAAACCTGGCAAAGACGTCGCGCAGGAGCATCGTCATGA
- a CDS encoding GAF and HD-GYP domain-containing protein, which yields MEKQSAMNLFARLDQLNRIGAALSRERNIERLLENILEAARALTGADGGTLYSVTEDHSALRFEIMRTDSLGIRQGGTTGQKIDLPELPLRRADGSPNDALVAAHAALHGRTVNIVDAYAQEGFDFSGTRDFDQRTGYRSQSFLTVPMTDHQGELIGVLQLLNALDPATGQVVAFSDADQSLTESLASQAAIALSNRLLITQLERLFESFVKLINIAIDEKSPYTGGHCERVPELTMMLAEAADATTTGPLAEFRMSDRDRYELKMAGLLHDCGKITTPVHVVDKATKLQTLYDRIGLIDTRFEVAKRDAELAALRAQLALRPAVDPGAEAVALAGLQREMQAIDDDRAFLRHCNRGVEAMQPADQLRVRSLSAQRQWRNVDGVQTAFLTAEEIENLTIRSGTLTQAERDTINYHIVATIKMLEALPWPQHLKNVPEYAGGHHERMDGKGYPRGLTRDQMSVQARMMGIADIFEALTAADRPYKSGMKLSQAVAIMERMKHGGHIDPDLFEVFLRERVYLRYAERFLDAEQIDAVDVAGFVPAVQA from the coding sequence ATGGAAAAGCAATCTGCGATGAACCTCTTCGCCCGGTTGGACCAACTCAACCGCATTGGGGCGGCGCTGTCCCGCGAGCGCAACATCGAGCGCCTGCTGGAGAACATTCTGGAAGCGGCCAGGGCGCTGACCGGCGCCGACGGCGGCACGCTCTACAGCGTGACGGAAGACCACAGCGCGCTGCGCTTTGAGATCATGCGCACCGACTCGCTGGGCATTCGTCAGGGCGGCACCACGGGCCAGAAAATCGATCTGCCCGAACTGCCGCTGCGCCGCGCCGATGGTTCGCCCAACGACGCGCTGGTGGCCGCGCACGCAGCGCTGCACGGGCGCACGGTGAACATCGTCGATGCCTATGCGCAAGAGGGCTTTGATTTTTCTGGCACGCGCGACTTTGACCAGCGCACCGGCTACCGCTCACAATCGTTTTTGACGGTGCCGATGACGGACCACCAGGGCGAGTTGATCGGCGTGCTGCAACTGCTCAATGCGCTCGACCCGGCCACAGGCCAGGTGGTGGCTTTCTCCGATGCCGACCAGAGCCTGACCGAATCGCTGGCCTCGCAGGCGGCGATTGCGCTGTCCAACCGCCTGCTGATCACCCAGCTTGAGCGTCTGTTCGAATCCTTCGTCAAGCTCATCAACATCGCCATCGACGAAAAATCGCCCTACACCGGCGGCCACTGCGAGCGCGTGCCCGAGCTCACCATGATGCTGGCCGAAGCGGCCGATGCCACGACCACAGGGCCGCTCGCAGAGTTCCGCATGAGCGATCGCGACCGCTACGAACTGAAGATGGCCGGCTTGCTGCACGACTGCGGCAAGATCACGACGCCGGTGCACGTGGTGGACAAGGCCACCAAGCTGCAAACGCTCTACGACCGCATCGGCCTGATCGACACCCGCTTCGAAGTGGCCAAACGCGACGCCGAGCTGGCCGCCCTGCGCGCCCAACTGGCCTTGCGCCCCGCCGTGGACCCTGGTGCCGAAGCCGTGGCCCTGGCCGGCCTGCAGCGAGAGATGCAGGCCATTGACGACGACCGGGCGTTCCTGCGCCATTGCAACCGCGGTGTCGAGGCCATGCAGCCGGCCGATCAGCTCCGGGTGCGCAGCCTGTCCGCACAGCGCCAGTGGCGCAATGTCGATGGGGTGCAGACGGCGTTTCTGACGGCCGAGGAAATCGAGAACCTCACCATCCGCTCGGGCACGCTGACCCAGGCCGAGCGCGACACCATCAATTACCACATCGTTGCCACGATCAAGATGCTCGAAGCCTTGCCCTGGCCCCAGCACCTGAAGAACGTGCCCGAATACGCAGGCGGGCACCATGAGCGCATGGACGGCAAGGGCTATCCGCGCGGCCTGACGCGCGATCAGATGTCGGTGCAGGCCCGCATGATGGGCATTGCCGACATTTTCGAGGCCCTGACGGCGGCCGACCGGCCCTACAAAAGCGGCATGAAGCTGTCGCAGGCTGTAGCCATCATGGAGCGCATGAAGCACGGCGGCCACATCGACCCCGATCTGTTCGAGGTGTTTCTGCGCGAGCGCGTCTATTTGCGCTACGCCGAACGCTTTCTGGATGCCGAGCAGATTGACGCGGTGGACGTGGCGGGCTTTGTCCCGGCAGTGCAAGCGTAG
- a CDS encoding sulfate ABC transporter substrate-binding protein, with translation MKIRLLLAALALGTSSIASAQTSLLNVSYDVAREFYKEYNPAFVAHYKKTTGKDVKIDQSHAGSSAQARAVNDGLAADVVTMNTTTDVQFLADNGVVAKDWQTKFPNDASPTTSTMLFMVRSGNPKGIKDWSDLIKPDVKVIVVNPKTGGNGRYAYLAAWGSVREKGGTDAEAADFVAKLYKNVPILAKGGRDATATFVQRGIGDVLITFESEVVSIEREFGKGKIDAVYPSVSITAENPVAVVERTVAKKGTAELAKAYLDYLYSDEAQEIAARHAVRPRSEKVLARHADVFKPIKQFTVAKYFGSLTEAQKVHFNDGGQFDKLYTPGK, from the coding sequence ATGAAAATCCGCCTTCTTCTCGCCGCCCTGGCCCTGGGTACAAGCTCTATCGCTTCGGCCCAGACATCGCTGCTCAACGTCTCCTATGACGTGGCGCGCGAGTTCTACAAGGAATACAACCCGGCCTTCGTCGCTCACTACAAGAAAACCACCGGCAAGGACGTGAAAATCGATCAGTCCCACGCCGGCTCCAGTGCCCAGGCGCGCGCCGTGAACGACGGACTGGCAGCCGACGTGGTCACCATGAACACCACCACCGACGTGCAGTTCCTGGCCGACAACGGCGTGGTGGCGAAAGACTGGCAAACGAAGTTCCCGAACGATGCTTCGCCCACGACCTCCACCATGCTTTTCATGGTGCGCAGCGGCAACCCTAAAGGCATCAAGGACTGGAGCGACCTCATCAAGCCCGATGTGAAGGTCATCGTCGTCAATCCCAAGACCGGCGGCAACGGCCGCTATGCCTACCTGGCGGCCTGGGGCTCGGTGCGCGAGAAGGGCGGCACCGACGCGGAGGCTGCGGATTTCGTCGCCAAGCTCTACAAGAATGTGCCCATCCTCGCCAAGGGCGGGCGCGATGCCACGGCCACCTTCGTGCAGCGCGGCATTGGCGACGTGTTGATCACGTTTGAGTCCGAAGTGGTCTCCATTGAGCGGGAATTCGGCAAGGGCAAGATCGACGCGGTTTACCCGTCGGTCAGCATCACCGCCGAAAACCCGGTGGCGGTGGTGGAGCGCACCGTGGCCAAGAAGGGCACCGCCGAGCTGGCCAAGGCCTACCTTGATTACCTCTATTCCGACGAAGCCCAGGAAATCGCCGCAAGGCACGCGGTGCGCCCACGCTCGGAAAAAGTGCTGGCCCGGCATGCCGATGTGTTCAAGCCGATCAAGCAGTTCACCGTGGCCAAGTACTTTGGCAGCCTGACCGAAGCGCAAAAAGTGCACTTCAACGACGGCGGCCAGTTCGACAAGCTGTACACGCCCGGCAAGTAA
- a CDS encoding glutathione S-transferase, with translation MPSLPVLYSFRRCPYAIRARLALAVAGTPVALREVVLRHKPDALLAASPKATVPVLVLADASVIDESLSIMHWALAQCDPEGWLGHAGPETDSLIALCDGPFKHALDRCKYPERFPDGNCEASWSAAQRCLDRWEDRLQQGQLCGSSRSLADAAIFPFVRQFAAIEPGRWAAMPLPRLHTWLAAWLASDLFAAVMEKHLPWSEGDAPVRLSCNVAGSAQSAT, from the coding sequence ATGCCTTCGCTGCCCGTGCTGTATTCGTTTCGCCGTTGCCCCTACGCCATCCGTGCCCGCCTCGCGCTCGCTGTGGCAGGCACCCCGGTCGCTCTGCGCGAAGTGGTGCTGCGGCACAAGCCCGATGCCCTCCTGGCTGCATCGCCCAAAGCCACCGTGCCGGTGCTGGTGCTGGCGGACGCAAGCGTGATCGACGAGAGCCTGTCCATCATGCATTGGGCGCTCGCGCAATGCGACCCGGAAGGCTGGCTCGGGCACGCCGGGCCCGAGACCGACTCCTTGATCGCCCTGTGCGACGGCCCGTTCAAGCATGCGCTGGACCGCTGCAAATATCCAGAGCGCTTTCCCGATGGGAACTGCGAGGCGTCCTGGAGCGCCGCGCAACGCTGCCTGGATCGGTGGGAGGACCGCCTGCAGCAAGGGCAGTTGTGCGGATCGAGCCGATCGCTCGCGGACGCAGCAATCTTCCCGTTCGTGCGCCAGTTTGCCGCCATTGAACCGGGGCGCTGGGCCGCCATGCCCTTGCCCAGGCTGCACACATGGCTCGCTGCCTGGCTGGCGAGCGACCTCTTTGCGGCAGTGATGGAAAAGCACCTGCCTTGGAGCGAAGGCGATGCCCCGGTGCGCCTCTCTTGCAACGTCGCCGGAAGCGCTCAGTCTGCAACGTAG
- a CDS encoding tellurite resistance/C4-dicarboxylate transporter family protein, producing MPVTPSPSSLPAPAWRNALAAMSPANFGMVMATGIVSIAAHMLGLRTLALGLFALNLFLYVLMWGLYLARLALFRERFLADLLSHLRGPAFFTAVAATNVLGSQCLVLMRWTGAGLALWGAGLALWLLLTYTIFTALTIKEDKPTLDRGISGGWLLAVVATQSVAVLSALLATHIGQPYRLELNFFALSMWLWGGMLYIWMMSLIFYRYTFFPFSPGDLSPPYWINMGAMAISTLAGSLLILNTPDAPFLASLLPFLKGFTVFYWATGTWWIPMLLVLAVWRYGVKRFGLHYDPLYWGAVFPLGMYAACTQEMRLAMGFDFLSALPVAFLGIALLAWSAAALGAARQTWNVAFARS from the coding sequence ATGCCCGTAACTCCATCGCCGTCTTCCCTGCCCGCTCCCGCCTGGCGCAACGCGCTGGCCGCTATGTCGCCCGCCAACTTCGGCATGGTGATGGCCACGGGCATCGTGTCGATCGCCGCGCACATGCTGGGTCTGCGCACACTCGCGCTCGGCCTGTTTGCGCTGAATCTGTTTTTGTACGTGCTGATGTGGGGGCTTTATCTGGCCCGTCTGGCTCTGTTTCGCGAGCGCTTTCTTGCCGATCTGCTGAGCCATCTGCGCGGCCCGGCGTTCTTTACCGCCGTGGCAGCCACGAACGTTCTGGGCAGCCAGTGCTTGGTGCTGATGCGCTGGACCGGTGCCGGCTTGGCGCTTTGGGGCGCGGGACTGGCGCTGTGGCTGCTGCTGACCTACACCATTTTCACGGCGCTGACCATCAAGGAGGACAAGCCCACGCTGGACCGAGGCATCAGCGGCGGCTGGCTGCTAGCGGTGGTGGCCACGCAGTCGGTGGCGGTGCTGAGTGCGCTGCTGGCCACCCATATCGGCCAGCCCTACCGGCTGGAGCTGAACTTTTTTGCGCTCTCGATGTGGCTGTGGGGCGGCATGCTCTACATCTGGATGATGTCGCTCATCTTTTACCGCTACACCTTCTTCCCGTTCAGCCCGGGCGATCTCTCGCCTCCCTACTGGATCAATATGGGCGCGATGGCGATCTCCACCCTGGCCGGCTCGTTGCTGATCCTCAACACGCCGGACGCACCGTTTCTCGCTTCGCTGCTGCCATTTCTGAAAGGCTTTACGGTGTTTTATTGGGCGACGGGGACCTGGTGGATTCCCATGCTGCTGGTGCTCGCCGTCTGGCGTTACGGCGTCAAGCGCTTTGGCCTGCACTACGACCCGCTGTACTGGGGCGCCGTGTTTCCGCTTGGGATGTATGCCGCCTGCACGCAGGAGATGCGGCTCGCGATGGGTTTCGATTTTTTGAGCGCCCTGCCGGTCGCCTTTCTCGGCATCGCACTGCTGGCCTGGAGCGCCGCCGCCCTGGGCGCAGCGCGCCAAACCTGGAACGTTGCGTTCGCTCGGAGCTGA
- the cysW gene encoding sulfate ABC transporter permease subunit CysW, with product MSAVMRNKAAARSGTTEAPWVRALLIALALGFMVLFLVLPLAAVFAEALRQGFAAYLAGLREPDAWAAIRLTLLTALIAVPLNLVFGIAAAWCIAKYEFKGKAFLTTLVDLPFSVSPVVAGLTYVLIFGANGWIGPWLMAHDIKIIFAVPGIVLATVFVTVPFIARELIPLMQAQGNDEEQAAIVLGASGWQTFWHVTLPNIKWGLVYGVILCNARAMGEFGAVSVVSGHIRGQTNTMPLHVEILYNEYQSVAAFAVASLLALLALVTLVIKSIAEWRQEKQLREAAELPPERPHASAAGTPS from the coding sequence ATGAGCGCCGTGATGCGCAACAAGGCCGCCGCACGTTCCGGCACCACCGAAGCGCCGTGGGTGCGCGCGTTGCTGATTGCGCTCGCGCTCGGCTTCATGGTGCTGTTCCTGGTGCTGCCGCTGGCCGCTGTGTTTGCCGAAGCGCTGCGACAAGGTTTTGCTGCCTATCTGGCGGGGCTACGCGAACCCGATGCCTGGGCCGCGATTCGCCTCACCTTGCTGACCGCCTTGATTGCCGTGCCGCTGAATCTGGTGTTCGGTATTGCGGCTGCGTGGTGCATTGCCAAATACGAGTTCAAGGGCAAGGCGTTTTTGACGACGCTGGTGGATCTGCCCTTTTCCGTCTCGCCGGTGGTCGCCGGCCTGACCTATGTGCTGATCTTTGGCGCCAATGGCTGGATCGGCCCTTGGCTGATGGCGCACGACATCAAGATCATTTTTGCTGTACCCGGCATCGTGCTGGCGACCGTGTTCGTCACGGTGCCGTTCATTGCCCGCGAACTGATCCCGCTGATGCAGGCCCAGGGCAACGACGAGGAGCAGGCCGCCATCGTGCTGGGCGCGAGCGGCTGGCAGACCTTCTGGCATGTCACGCTGCCCAATATCAAGTGGGGCCTGGTCTACGGCGTCATTCTGTGCAATGCACGGGCCATGGGCGAGTTCGGCGCAGTGTCGGTGGTCTCGGGCCACATTCGCGGCCAGACCAACACCATGCCGTTGCATGTGGAAATTTTGTACAACGAATACCAGTCGGTTGCGGCCTTTGCCGTTGCTTCGCTGCTGGCGCTGCTGGCTTTGGTCACGCTGGTCATCAAAAGCATTGCTGAGTGGCGGCAAGAAAAGCAGTTGCGTGAAGCGGCCGAGCTGCCGCCAGAGCGCCCGCACGCCAGCGCCGCAGGAACCCCATCATGA
- a CDS encoding sulfate/molybdate ABC transporter ATP-binding protein — translation MSIEIRNVSKQFGTFRALDDVNLDINSGELIALLGPSGCGKTTLLRIIAGLETPDTGSILFSGEDTTDVHVRERGVGFVFQHYALFRHMTVFENVAFGLRMKPKKLRPSEAQIKKKVTELLALVQLDWLAERHPSQLSGGQRQRIALARALAVEPKVLLLDEPFGALDAKVRKELRRWLRRLHDELHVTSIFVTHDQEEALEVADRVVVINHGRIEQSGSPQEVWDHPASPFVYGFLGDVNLFHGRAHEGLAEVGGMLLPAPEQGAAQNEKVLAYVRPHDLDVERPGVGAAVPANALLAQLTRAIVVGPIARLELIAQNATQSPDNAGPETVIEAQIAAQQFRDMAFREGEMLLVTPRRAKVFLDQAAGI, via the coding sequence ATGAGCATTGAAATCCGCAACGTCTCCAAGCAGTTCGGGACCTTTCGCGCGCTGGACGACGTCAACCTTGACATCAACTCGGGCGAACTCATCGCCTTGCTTGGGCCCTCGGGCTGCGGCAAGACGACGCTGCTGCGCATCATTGCCGGGCTGGAAACGCCGGATACCGGCAGCATCCTTTTCAGTGGTGAAGACACCACCGACGTGCACGTGCGCGAGCGCGGCGTTGGCTTTGTGTTCCAGCACTACGCGCTGTTTCGCCACATGACGGTGTTTGAGAACGTCGCCTTCGGCCTGCGCATGAAGCCCAAGAAGCTGCGCCCGAGCGAAGCGCAGATCAAGAAAAAAGTGACGGAGCTGCTGGCGCTGGTGCAGCTCGACTGGCTGGCCGAGCGCCACCCCTCACAGCTCTCTGGCGGGCAGCGCCAGCGCATTGCCCTGGCACGCGCGCTGGCGGTGGAGCCCAAGGTGCTGCTGCTCGACGAGCCTTTTGGCGCGCTTGATGCGAAGGTGCGCAAGGAACTGCGCCGCTGGCTGCGCCGCCTGCACGACGAGCTGCACGTGACCAGCATCTTCGTTACCCACGACCAGGAGGAGGCGCTGGAGGTGGCCGACCGCGTGGTGGTCATCAACCACGGGCGCATCGAGCAAAGCGGCTCGCCACAAGAGGTGTGGGACCACCCGGCGAGCCCGTTCGTGTATGGGTTTCTCGGCGACGTGAACCTGTTTCATGGCCGCGCGCACGAAGGGCTGGCAGAGGTCGGCGGCATGCTGTTGCCCGCGCCTGAGCAGGGCGCAGCGCAGAACGAAAAGGTGCTGGCCTATGTGCGTCCGCACGACCTCGACGTGGAGCGCCCTGGCGTGGGCGCGGCGGTGCCTGCCAACGCGCTTCTGGCGCAACTGACCCGGGCCATTGTGGTGGGGCCGATTGCACGGCTGGAACTCATTGCCCAAAATGCAACCCAAAGCCCTGACAATGCAGGCCCCGAGACCGTCATAGAGGCACAGATTGCCGCGCAGCAGTTTCGGGACATGGCGTTTCGCGAAGGCGAGATGTTGCTGGTCACTCCGCGCCGCGCCAAGGTCTTTCTGGATCAGGCGGCGGGCATTTAG
- a CDS encoding disulfide bond formation protein B, which produces MILDWFTTAPRRILALMCLACIGLLAFGLYLQHVVGLEPCPMCIVQRYALVLVAVFTGLACARGSKGWITSWSVLALLASGFGAFTAARQSWLQWYPPEFAMCGRDFYGMIENYSISRAIPMIFRGSGDCAAVDWTFLGGSIANWSFVCFVGFALLLLVLLARSRRYVAD; this is translated from the coding sequence ATGATTCTCGATTGGTTCACCACGGCCCCGCGCCGCATTCTGGCGCTGATGTGCCTTGCCTGCATTGGTTTGCTGGCCTTCGGGCTGTATCTGCAGCATGTGGTGGGCCTGGAGCCATGCCCGATGTGCATCGTGCAGCGATACGCTCTTGTTTTGGTAGCTGTATTCACAGGACTGGCGTGCGCCAGGGGCTCAAAAGGCTGGATAACTTCTTGGTCGGTGCTGGCGCTGCTTGCCAGCGGCTTTGGCGCCTTTACGGCGGCTCGCCAGAGCTGGCTGCAGTGGTATCCGCCCGAGTTTGCGATGTGCGGGCGTGACTTCTACGGAATGATCGAGAACTACTCCATCAGCCGTGCCATTCCAATGATCTTCCGGGGCTCGGGCGATTGCGCAGCGGTGGACTGGACCTTCCTGGGCGGCTCCATTGCCAACTGGTCTTTCGTCTGCTTTGTTGGGTTTGCACTTTTGCTGCTGGTATTGCTCGCCCGCAGTCGGCGCTACGTTGCAGACTGA
- a CDS encoding LysR family transcriptional regulator has protein sequence MQDLNDMLYFAEVVERGGFAAAGRALGIPKSRLSRRVSELESQLGVRLLHRTTRKLSLTDVGEAYLRHCQAVRESAQAAADAVAQVQTEPRGTLRVSCPVTIAQSVLGELMPAFLARYPLVRVEMLVSNRVVNLVEEGVDVGLRVRESVEGSASMVVKRLDRTRQVLVASPDLLARHGTPRTLADLSRIDSVAMTAADGKAAWNLIGPGGARETVQHQPRYVADDLLTLKFAVLAGTGLGWLPDYMCEDELRQGRLVRVLPDWTTPQGIFHAVFPSRRGLAPAVRKFLDFLEETASGKP, from the coding sequence ATGCAAGACCTCAACGACATGCTGTATTTCGCCGAGGTGGTCGAGCGCGGCGGTTTTGCTGCAGCGGGGCGGGCGCTGGGTATTCCGAAATCTCGGCTCTCGCGCCGGGTCTCGGAACTGGAAAGTCAGCTGGGCGTACGCCTGCTGCATCGCACCACGCGCAAACTCTCGCTCACCGATGTGGGCGAAGCTTATTTGCGCCACTGCCAGGCGGTGCGCGAATCGGCCCAGGCAGCCGCAGACGCCGTGGCCCAGGTGCAGACCGAGCCGCGCGGCACGCTGCGGGTGAGCTGCCCGGTGACCATTGCGCAATCGGTGCTGGGCGAGTTGATGCCGGCTTTCTTGGCCCGTTATCCCTTGGTGCGGGTAGAGATGCTGGTGAGCAACCGTGTGGTCAATCTGGTGGAGGAGGGTGTCGACGTGGGTCTGCGGGTGCGCGAATCGGTGGAGGGCAGCGCCAGCATGGTGGTCAAACGCCTGGACCGCACCCGCCAGGTGCTTGTCGCCAGCCCGGACCTGTTGGCGCGCCATGGCACGCCGCGCACGCTGGCCGATTTGTCCCGCATCGACAGTGTTGCCATGACAGCCGCCGATGGCAAGGCAGCGTGGAACCTGATTGGTCCCGGCGGCGCGCGCGAGACGGTGCAGCACCAGCCGCGCTACGTGGCCGACGACCTGCTCACGCTCAAGTTTGCCGTGCTCGCGGGAACGGGGCTGGGTTGGCTTCCCGACTACATGTGTGAAGATGAACTGCGCCAGGGGAGACTGGTGCGCGTGCTGCCGGACTGGACGACGCCGCAGGGCATTTTTCATGCTGTCTTTCCCTCGCGTCGGGGACTGGCGCCGGCAGTGCGAAAATTTCTAGATTTTCTGGAAGAGACAGCGTCGGGCAAGCCCTAG